One part of the Lycium ferocissimum isolate CSIRO_LF1 chromosome 8, AGI_CSIRO_Lferr_CH_V1, whole genome shotgun sequence genome encodes these proteins:
- the LOC132067551 gene encoding U-box domain-containing protein 11-like isoform X1 translates to MAGDHPINTPLQLVDDVAQISIDGFSGKFKKDCTDLARRITVLGHLLEEIKDSNVHLSCLNSCFSDLSVALQASKQLLLTANDTKIHSDVAVQKMPFRFQCVTWKLEKALGSFPYDHFDISEEVLEQVELVRAQLRRATERYGGPLNSNLLSRALSQPLDKEIDLLHSANSGIGTLHIENIGNIDHEVRPKVRRVPRGSVPDGSTSTKIVQESKRVGNSSKLPEVDVPEISGSTREDDSPFKSHEERQKPNSPVIPTEFLCPISLDLMRDPVIVAATGQTYERSYIQQWIDGGHTTCPKTQQQLHNLTLTPNYALRNLIIDWCAKNNIEQPPAFANRKIKKSDGSFRYVSREIAAIEAIVRNLSSRSVDDCRAAVAEIRSLSRRSTENRILISEAGAIPVLVKLLTSEDRQIQENSVTAILNLSIFDDNKGIIMLADAIPSIVQVLRAGSTEARENAAATIFSLSLGDENKIIIGASGAIPALIDLLVTGNVRGKKDAASALFNLCMYQGNKGRALRAGIIPALLKMLTDSSSCMVDEALTVLSVLANHKEAKAAISRGNTIPVLLDLLRTGLPRSKENTAAILLSLCKRDSENLACLCRLGAVVPLTELIKSGTERAKRKATSLLEYLRKSQQHSN, encoded by the exons ATGGCTGGAGACCACCCTATTAACACCCCACTTCAGCTAGTAGATGACGTGGCACAGATCTCAATTGATGGATTTAGTggtaaattcaagaaagattgtACAGATTTAGCAAGAAGAATTACAGTTTTAGGCCATTTGCTTGAAGAGATAAAAGACTCAAATGTCCATTTGAGTTGTTTGAATTCTTGTTTTTCTGATCTGTCAGTTGCTCTTCAAGCTTCAAAACAACTACTTTTAACTGCTAATGATACCAAGATCCACTCT GACGTAGCTGTGCAGAAAATGCCTTTTCGGTTTCAATGTGTGACGTGGAAATTGGAGAAAGCCCTTGGTAGCTTCCCATATGATCATTTTGACATATCAGAAGAAGTACTAGAGCAG GTTGAATTGGTCAGAGCACAGTTGAGACGAGCCACAGAAAGGTACGGTGGCCCTTTAAATTCAAACTTATTATCTCGAGCATTGTCACAACCACTGGACAAGGAGATTGATCTACTCCATTCAGCAAATAGTGGAATTGGAACTTTACATATAGAAAATATTGGTAATATCGATCATGAAGTTAGGCCAAAAGTTAGACGTGTTCCTCGAGGTAGTGTTCCAGATGGAAGTACTAGCACTAAGATAGTACAGGAGTCGAAAAGAGTAGGAAATTCATCCAAATTGCCGGAGGTTGATGTTCCGGAGATTTCTGGTTCGACCAGGGAAGACGACTCTCCATTTAAGAGTCACGAGGAGAGGCAAAAGCCCAACTCTCCTGTAATTCCTACAGAGTTTCTTTGCCCGATATCCCTTGACCTCATGAGGGATCCCGTTATTGTGGCTGCCACGGGACAG ACGTATGAGAGGTCGTACATACAACAATGGATAGACGGTGGGCACACAACATGCCCAAAAACTCAGCAACAACTCCACAATCTCACGCTCACCCCAAATTACGCTCTGCGAAATCTAATTATTGATTGGTGTGCAAAGAACAATATCGAGCAGCCACCCGCATTTGCAAAtcggaaaataaagaaaagtgaCGGATCATTTCGCTATGTTAGTAGGGAAATAGCAGCTATTGAGGCAATTGTCCGAAACCTTTCAAGCAGGTCCGTGGATGATTGCAGGGCTGCAGTAGCCGAGATCCGTTCGCTTTCCAGAAGAAGCACAGAAAACAGAATTTTGATTTCTGAAGCAGGAGCAATTCCAGTCTTGGTAAAATTATTGACATCTGAAGACAGgcaaatccaagaaaattcTGTCACTGCTATTCTTAACCTTTCTATATTTGATGACAACAAAGGGATTATTATGCTTGCTGATGCCATTCCTTCTATTGTTCAAGTCCTCAGAGCGGGGAGCACGGAAGCAAGAGAAAATGCTGCAGCAACTATTTTTAGTTTGTCGCTTGGAGACgagaataaaataataataggtGCGTCAGGGGCCATACCAGCTCTCATAGATTTGCTTGTAACAGGAAATGTCAGAGGGAAGAAAGATGCTGCATCAGCGTTGTTTAATTTGTGCATGTATCAAGGAAACAAGGGTCGGGCTCTTCGGGCCGGGATTATACCGGCATTACTGAAAATGCTAACGGATTCAAGCAGCTGCATGGTTGACGAAGCTTTGACCGTTCTTTCAGTTTTAGCCAATCACAAAGAAGCTAAAGCGGCCATATCAAGAGGTAACACAATTCCTGTATTGTTAGATCTTCTAAGGACGGGTTTACCTCGTAGTAAAGAGAACACGGCTGCTATTTTACTCTCTTTGTGCAAGAGAGATTCCGAGAATCTTGCTTGCCTTTGTAGGCTCGGTGCAGTTGTACCTCTTACAGAGCTCATTAAGAGTGGCACGGAAAGAGCTAAGAGGAAAGCTACTTCATTGTTGGAGTACCTCAGAAAGTCTCAGCAGCATAGCAATTAG
- the LOC132067551 gene encoding U-box domain-containing protein 11-like isoform X2 translates to MAGDHPINTPLQLVDDVAQISIDGFSGKFKKDCTDLARRITVLGHLLEEIKDSNVHLSCLNSCFSDLSVALQASKQLLLTANDTKIHSKMPFRFQCVTWKLEKALGSFPYDHFDISEEVLEQVELVRAQLRRATERYGGPLNSNLLSRALSQPLDKEIDLLHSANSGIGTLHIENIGNIDHEVRPKVRRVPRGSVPDGSTSTKIVQESKRVGNSSKLPEVDVPEISGSTREDDSPFKSHEERQKPNSPVIPTEFLCPISLDLMRDPVIVAATGQTYERSYIQQWIDGGHTTCPKTQQQLHNLTLTPNYALRNLIIDWCAKNNIEQPPAFANRKIKKSDGSFRYVSREIAAIEAIVRNLSSRSVDDCRAAVAEIRSLSRRSTENRILISEAGAIPVLVKLLTSEDRQIQENSVTAILNLSIFDDNKGIIMLADAIPSIVQVLRAGSTEARENAAATIFSLSLGDENKIIIGASGAIPALIDLLVTGNVRGKKDAASALFNLCMYQGNKGRALRAGIIPALLKMLTDSSSCMVDEALTVLSVLANHKEAKAAISRGNTIPVLLDLLRTGLPRSKENTAAILLSLCKRDSENLACLCRLGAVVPLTELIKSGTERAKRKATSLLEYLRKSQQHSN, encoded by the exons ATGGCTGGAGACCACCCTATTAACACCCCACTTCAGCTAGTAGATGACGTGGCACAGATCTCAATTGATGGATTTAGTggtaaattcaagaaagattgtACAGATTTAGCAAGAAGAATTACAGTTTTAGGCCATTTGCTTGAAGAGATAAAAGACTCAAATGTCCATTTGAGTTGTTTGAATTCTTGTTTTTCTGATCTGTCAGTTGCTCTTCAAGCTTCAAAACAACTACTTTTAACTGCTAATGATACCAAGATCCACTCT AAAATGCCTTTTCGGTTTCAATGTGTGACGTGGAAATTGGAGAAAGCCCTTGGTAGCTTCCCATATGATCATTTTGACATATCAGAAGAAGTACTAGAGCAG GTTGAATTGGTCAGAGCACAGTTGAGACGAGCCACAGAAAGGTACGGTGGCCCTTTAAATTCAAACTTATTATCTCGAGCATTGTCACAACCACTGGACAAGGAGATTGATCTACTCCATTCAGCAAATAGTGGAATTGGAACTTTACATATAGAAAATATTGGTAATATCGATCATGAAGTTAGGCCAAAAGTTAGACGTGTTCCTCGAGGTAGTGTTCCAGATGGAAGTACTAGCACTAAGATAGTACAGGAGTCGAAAAGAGTAGGAAATTCATCCAAATTGCCGGAGGTTGATGTTCCGGAGATTTCTGGTTCGACCAGGGAAGACGACTCTCCATTTAAGAGTCACGAGGAGAGGCAAAAGCCCAACTCTCCTGTAATTCCTACAGAGTTTCTTTGCCCGATATCCCTTGACCTCATGAGGGATCCCGTTATTGTGGCTGCCACGGGACAG ACGTATGAGAGGTCGTACATACAACAATGGATAGACGGTGGGCACACAACATGCCCAAAAACTCAGCAACAACTCCACAATCTCACGCTCACCCCAAATTACGCTCTGCGAAATCTAATTATTGATTGGTGTGCAAAGAACAATATCGAGCAGCCACCCGCATTTGCAAAtcggaaaataaagaaaagtgaCGGATCATTTCGCTATGTTAGTAGGGAAATAGCAGCTATTGAGGCAATTGTCCGAAACCTTTCAAGCAGGTCCGTGGATGATTGCAGGGCTGCAGTAGCCGAGATCCGTTCGCTTTCCAGAAGAAGCACAGAAAACAGAATTTTGATTTCTGAAGCAGGAGCAATTCCAGTCTTGGTAAAATTATTGACATCTGAAGACAGgcaaatccaagaaaattcTGTCACTGCTATTCTTAACCTTTCTATATTTGATGACAACAAAGGGATTATTATGCTTGCTGATGCCATTCCTTCTATTGTTCAAGTCCTCAGAGCGGGGAGCACGGAAGCAAGAGAAAATGCTGCAGCAACTATTTTTAGTTTGTCGCTTGGAGACgagaataaaataataataggtGCGTCAGGGGCCATACCAGCTCTCATAGATTTGCTTGTAACAGGAAATGTCAGAGGGAAGAAAGATGCTGCATCAGCGTTGTTTAATTTGTGCATGTATCAAGGAAACAAGGGTCGGGCTCTTCGGGCCGGGATTATACCGGCATTACTGAAAATGCTAACGGATTCAAGCAGCTGCATGGTTGACGAAGCTTTGACCGTTCTTTCAGTTTTAGCCAATCACAAAGAAGCTAAAGCGGCCATATCAAGAGGTAACACAATTCCTGTATTGTTAGATCTTCTAAGGACGGGTTTACCTCGTAGTAAAGAGAACACGGCTGCTATTTTACTCTCTTTGTGCAAGAGAGATTCCGAGAATCTTGCTTGCCTTTGTAGGCTCGGTGCAGTTGTACCTCTTACAGAGCTCATTAAGAGTGGCACGGAAAGAGCTAAGAGGAAAGCTACTTCATTGTTGGAGTACCTCAGAAAGTCTCAGCAGCATAGCAATTAG
- the LOC132066720 gene encoding transcription factor MYB3-like, with amino-acid sequence MRKPCIDHNKDKMRGAWSKTDGLLDSTKGGNFSEDEDALIIRLHALLGNRWSLIAGRLSGRRDDEVKNYWNSHLKIKLTKMGIDPMNYRISDYVRCKNLKFNWLKNEESDREISDAENSSTSRSSTIG; translated from the exons atgaggaaGCCTTGCATTGATCATAACAAGGATAAAATGAGAGGAGCTTGGTCTAAAACTGATG GTCTGCTTGATAGCACAAAAGGAGGCAACTTTTCTGAGGATGAAGATGCTCTCATCATCAGGCTTCATGCCCTTCTTGGCAACAG GTGGTCATTAATAGCGGGGAGATTGTCAGGTCGCCGTGATGATGAAGTGAAGAACTATTGGAACTCCCATTTGAAAATAAAGCTTACAAAAATGGGAATTGATCCAATGAATTATCGCATATCCGATTATGTTCGTTGCAAAAACCTCAAGTTTAATTGGCTAAAAAATGAAGAATCTGATCGAGAAATATCTGATGCCGAAAATTCTTCCACCTCAAGAAGCTCAACCATAGGTTAA